A genomic region of Dactylococcopsis salina PCC 8305 contains the following coding sequences:
- the thiS gene encoding sulfur carrier protein ThiS, with protein sequence MSNQTITLIINGDTVTCAEETPVADVLTQFNYNPRLVAVEYNGEILHRQHWSETKVKAGDKLEIVTIVGGGNF encoded by the coding sequence ATGTCCAATCAAACAATTACTCTCATCATCAACGGTGACACCGTGACTTGTGCTGAGGAAACTCCCGTCGCTGATGTTCTAACCCAATTCAACTATAATCCTCGTTTAGTCGCCGTCGAATACAACGGAGAAATTCTACACCGTCAGCATTGGTCAGAAACAAAAGTCAAAGCAGGAGACAAGTTAGAAATTGTAACCATTGTGGGTGGTGGTAACTTCTAA